In Bacteroidetes bacterium GWF2_43_63, the genomic stretch TCTGCCCGCAGTCTTCGTTTCCGGAGAGTCCATCCGGAGTGTTTGAATACAAATTATTTAATATCGAATCACAATAATATTGTGTTTTCCAGGGCTGCGACGTCCATGCATACAGGTAGGCCATGTGGTGGCTGGGCTCATTTCCATGCGCATATTGTCCTATCAACCCTGTAATGTCGCTCTGGTCGCGGCCTGTAGTTGTGGGGTCGGCTTCGAACATTGAATCCAGTTTGTCGGCAAATATTTTTTCTCCGCCAAGCAAATCAATGTAACCGCTGACGTCCTGCGGGATGTAGAAGTTGTATTGCCAGCCATTGGCTTCGGTGTAATTGAATGTTACTTCGCGCGGATCGAATGGCGAAAGAAATGTACCGTTCGCTTTGGGAGCATGGAAGCCGTTTTCCGGATTAAATATGTTCTTGTACGACTGGGCTCGTTTTATAAATTCTATGTAAACCGGTTCGTTGCCAAGTTTCTGAGCTACCTGCGCAATACACCAGTCATCATACGCAAATTCAAGGGTTTTCGAAACGCTCTCCGATTCGCGATTTGAAGGTATGTAGCCACATTCTTTGTACACTCCGATTCCGCCCCTTGGCGTATTTGCTGTTTCCACCATCGCATTCAGCAACAGTTTCTGAGTGTCGGGATTTACGATGATGTCATTCATGATTGCAAATGAAATAACTGGAATGCTGTGATTTCCGATCATGCAGAAAGTCTCGTTAGCTGCAAATTCCCAGACAGGCAGCAACCCGGACTGATTGAATTGTTCAAGAAATGTAAGAACGTAATCGCGGGTGCGCTTCCTGTCGATTATGCTCATCAGCGGATGATATCCGCGATAAGTGTCCCAGAGCGAGAAAACAGAATAGTAGTCAAATCCTTCAGCTGTGTGTTTTTCAAAATCACGCCCGAGATAGGTGTTGTCAACATTGGTAAAAATAGTCGGCACAATCATGCAATGATACAACGCTGAGTAAAAAATTATTTTGTCGTTTTGATTTGGAGTTGAATATTCAATACGCCCCAGTTCCTTGTTCCACGCTTCGGTTGCCTGATTCAAAACCTTCTTGAAATTCCAATTTGGAATTTCAAGATTCAGATTATTTCGGGCATCTTCGACGCCTGTTGCTGACATTCCAACTTTCAGCAGGATAGAAGAAGATGTATCGGAAAGAAAAAGGACTGCTTTCAGGTTTGTTCCAATGGCAGTATTGATGCCGGTTTGCAATGTGTCGTTGAGATACAGAAACCTATGTCTTATCGGCTGAGACAGTTTAATAACAAAATAAAATTTCTGATTGTTCGCCCATGCCTTGCTGTAGCGCACACCGCTGATGGTGCTGTCGTTTTCAAATGTGATTTTCGAAAAGGTTACTTCATCGCGGTATTGCAGGTCAATCAGAATTTTATTTTTATTTTTCTCCGTAAAGTTGTACTGATGCATCCCGCAGCGGGCGGTGGCAGTCAGGGCAACATTGATTTGATTTTCTTCGAGCAGCACTTCGTAGTATCCCGGAGATGCATCTTCGTACCGGTGCGAAAACCGGCCGGCAGTATTCAGTTTGGATAGGTTCGGATATGCTTCAACGGCTTTGTCGGAGTAGGGCATAATGAGCAGATCGCTGTAGTCCGATACGCCTGTACCACTTAAATGTGTGTGTGAGAAACCAAAAATCACGGAGTCGCTGAAATGATAGCCCGAACAGCCGTCCCAGCCTTCTTTGCGGGTATCGGGACTCAGCTGCATCATGCCAAATGGATATTGCGCACCCGGATACGTGTGGCCGTGGCCGCCGGTTCCAATGAATGGATTGACATATTTTACATAATCGTTTTGGGCAAAAGTGCTGACAGTAAGCAGAAAAAGCAGCGTTGTGAATATTGGTCTCATCTTAGTATTTTTAGGTCAAGGTTGAGGTCAAGGTTAAAGTCAAGTTTGAGCGAACAAAGAAATTAGAATAATGCAGGATACTTCAATCCAAGCTTCACTTCTTACTTCGTAATTCCTTGTTCAGTGTTCATGATTCATTGGGTTTATTGAACAAGCGAAGCAGCGCCAAGAATAGCAGCATCATTGCCGGGCAGGGCTGACCATTTTAGTGCAACTTTATTTTTGTAAATCTGCAACAGAAATTCATTGAAATATTTTTTCAACGGCAGCATGAGCAAATCTCCAGCTTTGGCTACGCCTCCGAAAATATAAATCGACGACGGACTGGTATGGGCTACTGCATCGGCCAGTTTCAACCCAAGGTGCCATGCGGTTTTATCAAAAACTTCAACGGCAATATGGTCGCCCTGTAATGCTGCTTCAGCAATTGTTTTAGATGATAGTTGATCTTTCGGAATTTTGCTAAGAACAGAGTTTTGGCCGTTCTCTGCGATTAATTTGAGAGCTGTTTTTACAATTCCAGATGCCGAGGTGTAAGTTTCAAGACAGCCTTTGCGACCGCATCCACACTGCCGTCCGTAAGGATCAACTATGGTGTGTCCGATTTCACCCGCAAAACCATCGTGACCGTAAATAAGATTACCATTTGCTACAATGCCGCTACCAACGCCGGTTCCCAGGGTGATCATTATAAAATCGTTTTCACCTTTGGCTGCGCCGTAAATTCGTTCGCCCCATGCGGCCGCGTTGGCATCGTTGGTTAGCAATACTTCAGCATCGGGAAAATGTTTTTTTATAAGATCGGCAAAATGAATGACCCCTTTCCATGGAAGATTCGGAGCGAATTCGATGGTGCCATTGTAGAAATTCCCGTTTGGAGCGCCAATGCCGATCCCTTTAAGTACGCATCCTGTCTCACTTACCATGCTTAGTACCATGGCAGAAACTGCGTCAATAAATTCTTCAGCAGTATCAAGACCGACGGTGGGCATGTTTTTTCTCAGCACTATTTCTCCGCTGGGAGTAACCAGTCCTGCAGTGGTATTGGTGCCTCCTATATCAATTCCGCAAACCAATTTATTTTCAATCATAATGAACGGGGTTTATATCCTTTGAAACCATAATAAGCCAGATAAGCATAAGGAATAATGAGAATCAGATACGACATTTGAAGTCCGGTCTGATCGGCCACAATTCCCAAAAATGGCGGTATGAGAGCGCCTCCGAGAATTGCCATCACAAGCAGCGATGAGCCCTGACTTGTGTATTTTCCAAGTTTGTCAATAGCCAGCGTAAAAATATTTGACCACATGATTGAATTGAACAGGCCTATACCGATAATAGCCCACAGAGCCAATTCGCCAGTGCTAAATACTGTGATCAGCAATAACGTTATTATAAAAAGACAGAAAATTCCAAGTGTTCGTGCGGGTTTCGAGCAGCCAAGCATGAAGGCTCCAAAATTCACAGCCATGAGTGCGAAGAACCAGAGTACTCTTTGAATGTCGAGTCCGCTTTCGAGATAGCCAGCGGTGTATATGACAAGGAATCCAAGAATAGCTGCCAGAGCCATCCAAAAATACTTTTTAATACTATTTGGCATTCCGTTTAGCGAGATGGCTCCGATGAAACGGCCTATCATGGCGCCACCCCAATAAAAAGCAAGAAATAGTTTTGCTTCCATTTCGGCATAACCCGCCAGGTCGTTCAGATAGTTGATTATGGTGCTGCCAATGGCCACTTCGCTGCCTACATAAAAGAAAATAGCAATAATTCCAAGAACGAGATGCCTGTATTTCAGCGCGCTGCCGCCATCACTTTTCACTTCTTCGGCTTCGATGCGGGGCAGGTGAGAGAATGCAAATACCAATGCCATCAGAATAAAAACTCCGGCAAATATCAAATAAGGAAGCTGTACACTGGATGCAGAAACTGTGGTTCCACCTTCGGTGAGCACTTGCGCTCCGCTGTTTGTCAAAAGGGGAGTGCCCCATTGCGCAAACAAATGAAAAACGAGATAGCCGCCAACGATAGGTGCAATGGTCGTTCCGAAGGAATTAAAACCCTGCGAAAGATTCAGCCGGCTCGAAGCTGTTTCAGGACTTCCCAGAATGGCAACATAAGGATTGGCAGCAATCTGCAGAATTGTAAATCCGAGACCGAGCACAAATAAGGCAGCCAGGAAAAATCCGTACAGATGCATGTTGGCGGCCGGATAGAACAATAAACAACCGATCGCCGACAGTAGTA encodes the following:
- a CDS encoding fucose permease; amino-acid sequence: MNNTTSSKQKVIFALVTTLFFLWGFITCMNDILIPYLKKVFELNYAQAMLVQMAFFGAYFIGSLLYFIISSAFGDPINKIGYRKGIVAGLLLSAIGCLLFYPAANMHLYGFFLAALFVLGLGFTILQIAANPYVAILGSPETASSRLNLSQGFNSFGTTIAPIVGGYLVFHLFAQWGTPLLTNSGAQVLTEGGTTVSASSVQLPYLIFAGVFILMALVFAFSHLPRIEAEEVKSDGGSALKYRHLVLGIIAIFFYVGSEVAIGSTIINYLNDLAGYAEMEAKLFLAFYWGGAMIGRFIGAISLNGMPNSIKKYFWMALAAILGFLVIYTAGYLESGLDIQRVLWFFALMAVNFGAFMLGCSKPARTLGIFCLFIITLLLITVFSTGELALWAIIGIGLFNSIMWSNIFTLAIDKLGKYTSQGSSLLVMAILGGALIPPFLGIVADQTGLQMSYLILIIPYAYLAYYGFKGYKPRSL
- a CDS encoding glucokinase, with amino-acid sequence MIENKLVCGIDIGGTNTTAGLVTPSGEIVLRKNMPTVGLDTAEEFIDAVSAMVLSMVSETGCVLKGIGIGAPNGNFYNGTIEFAPNLPWKGVIHFADLIKKHFPDAEVLLTNDANAAAWGERIYGAAKGENDFIMITLGTGVGSGIVANGNLIYGHDGFAGEIGHTIVDPYGRQCGCGRKGCLETYTSASGIVKTALKLIAENGQNSVLSKIPKDQLSSKTIAEAALQGDHIAVEVFDKTAWHLGLKLADAVAHTSPSSIYIFGGVAKAGDLLMLPLKKYFNEFLLQIYKNKVALKWSALPGNDAAILGAASLVQ